Proteins co-encoded in one Bacillus sp. FSL H8-0547 genomic window:
- a CDS encoding beta-galactosidase codes for MLTTKGNHFYLNGEPFQILSGSIHYFRVVPEYWEDRLLKLKQLGLNTVETYIPWNVHEPKKGQYCFEAMADLEGFIKKAEELGLYVILRPAPYICAEWEFGGFPGWLLKEPGMVLRSSDPVFFDHLASYFDVLLPKIVPHLSSNGGPVIAVQVENEYGAYGNDLQYLNASADLFKKAGIDVLLFTSDGPEFIQHGSMQDAVTTLNFGSRSGEAFAALETFRPNSPKMCAEFWIGWFDHWGGEHHTREAADVAAEYEKMISQGASVNFYMFHGGTNFGFMNGANHYEFYTPTITSYDYDALLTEWGDPGEKYFAVKNVLSKYREVPEENPAPSVKKSYGKVNLDAKMSVFDYISTLEPKTVIAPKPMEELDQNYGYILYKTVITKQGDLEMDTAPIRDRAFIYINGKLERTIYRNDPEKTITLSFPHEENILEVFVENMGRVNYGKHLKDKKGITENLWIGNQYWFHWEVYPLEMDDADFAFIEGKDERYPRFYKGEMTADAPADTFIDLEGWTKGNVWVNGFNLGRYWVTEGPQQRLYVPGPLLKQGKNDILVMELEGNETCCITFTDEPKLG; via the coding sequence ATGCTGACAACAAAGGGGAACCACTTTTATTTAAACGGAGAACCGTTTCAGATCCTATCGGGAAGCATTCATTATTTCCGCGTTGTTCCCGAGTACTGGGAGGACCGGCTGCTGAAACTGAAGCAGCTCGGTCTGAACACAGTCGAAACGTATATTCCGTGGAATGTCCATGAACCGAAAAAAGGCCAGTACTGCTTTGAAGCCATGGCAGATCTTGAAGGCTTTATTAAAAAAGCAGAAGAGCTTGGTCTGTATGTCATTCTCAGACCGGCACCTTACATTTGTGCCGAGTGGGAATTCGGAGGCTTTCCCGGCTGGCTTCTGAAAGAGCCTGGCATGGTGCTCCGAAGCTCAGATCCAGTGTTCTTTGATCATCTGGCATCGTACTTTGATGTGCTGCTGCCGAAAATTGTGCCGCATCTATCGTCAAACGGCGGCCCGGTCATTGCCGTACAGGTGGAAAATGAGTACGGCGCCTACGGAAATGACCTGCAGTATCTGAATGCATCAGCAGATCTTTTTAAAAAAGCAGGCATTGATGTTCTGCTCTTCACCTCGGACGGACCCGAATTCATTCAGCACGGCTCCATGCAGGATGCTGTGACAACCTTGAATTTCGGCTCCCGCTCGGGGGAAGCCTTTGCCGCACTCGAAACGTTTCGACCAAACTCCCCGAAAATGTGTGCCGAATTTTGGATTGGCTGGTTCGATCATTGGGGGGGAGAGCATCACACGCGGGAAGCCGCTGATGTTGCTGCAGAATATGAAAAAATGATCTCACAGGGTGCGTCCGTGAATTTCTATATGTTCCATGGCGGAACAAATTTCGGTTTTATGAACGGCGCCAACCATTATGAGTTCTACACGCCGACCATTACAAGCTATGACTATGATGCTCTTTTAACCGAATGGGGAGACCCTGGTGAAAAGTACTTTGCGGTAAAAAACGTTCTTTCAAAATACAGAGAAGTACCGGAGGAAAATCCGGCACCTTCTGTTAAGAAAAGCTACGGCAAAGTGAATCTGGACGCCAAGATGAGCGTGTTTGATTATATCAGCACACTGGAGCCTAAAACGGTTATCGCTCCGAAACCGATGGAGGAGCTCGACCAGAATTACGGCTATATTCTTTATAAAACAGTGATTACGAAACAGGGCGACCTTGAAATGGACACCGCGCCGATTCGCGACAGAGCGTTTATCTATATCAACGGAAAGCTTGAACGCACCATATACCGGAATGATCCGGAAAAAACGATTACCCTTTCGTTTCCACATGAGGAAAACATACTTGAGGTATTCGTGGAAAACATGGGCCGCGTAAACTACGGCAAGCACTTAAAGGACAAAAAAGGCATCACTGAAAATCTCTGGATCGGAAATCAGTACTGGTTCCACTGGGAGGTTTATCCGCTTGAGATGGATGATGCGGATTTTGCTTTTATAGAAGGAAAAGACGAACGCTATCCGCGCTTTTACAAAGGGGAGATGACGGCAGACGCGCCGGCAGATACCTTTATTGATCTTGAAGGATGGACAAAAGGAAATGTCTGGGTAAACGGGTTTAACCTCGGACGCTACTGGGTGACAGAAGGTCCGCAGCAGCGTCTGTACGTTCCGGGCCCGCTTTTGAAACAAGGAAAGAATGACATTCTCGTGATGGAGCTTGAGGGTAATGAAACCTGCTGCATCACGTTTACGGACGAACCAAAACTCGGCTAA
- a CDS encoding carbohydrate ABC transporter permease produces MYAILILFMIISIFPFYWMFIGATNESGKMFTNPPTLTPGDQLMTNFQNLNASINIPQVMFNSLFVSLLYVVAALAVCSLAAYALAKFEFKGRNFIFTAFLLSMMIPYQATMIPLFRMMSELNLLNTYFAVIAPQLCYPFAIFLLRQNFLAFPTELIEAARLDGAGELKIFFKVVAPSMRPALAAASIFLFMTQWNNFMWPLVILNDAGMYTFPVALSTLMGLSYIDYGQVMMGVSIATVPIIVFFLVLQKQFISGMLGSAVK; encoded by the coding sequence GATTTTCCCGTTTTACTGGATGTTTATCGGGGCGACAAATGAATCGGGCAAGATGTTCACAAACCCGCCTACACTCACGCCCGGCGATCAGCTGATGACGAACTTCCAGAACCTGAATGCATCGATCAACATTCCTCAGGTGATGTTCAATTCGCTGTTTGTGTCTCTCTTATATGTAGTTGCGGCACTTGCTGTTTGTTCGCTTGCCGCCTATGCACTTGCAAAATTCGAATTTAAAGGCAGAAACTTTATTTTCACAGCGTTCCTTTTATCAATGATGATTCCGTATCAGGCAACGATGATTCCGCTGTTCCGCATGATGTCAGAGCTGAATCTTTTAAATACGTATTTTGCGGTCATCGCGCCGCAGCTTTGCTATCCGTTTGCAATCTTTCTTTTAAGACAGAACTTCCTTGCGTTCCCGACGGAGCTGATCGAAGCGGCAAGACTTGACGGTGCAGGAGAACTCAAGATTTTCTTCAAAGTTGTGGCTCCATCCATGCGCCCGGCGCTTGCTGCCGCATCCATCTTCCTGTTCATGACGCAATGGAACAACTTTATGTGGCCGCTTGTTATTCTGAACGATGCGGGCATGTACACGTTCCCTGTCGCACTATCGACACTGATGGGTCTTTCTTATATTGACTACGGCCAGGTGATGATGGGTGTATCCATTGCAACCGTTCCAATTATCGTTTTCTTCTTGGTGCTGCAGAAGCAGTTTATCTCAGGAATGCTTGGAAGCGCTGTTAAATAG